One genomic window of Candidatus Methylomirabilis lanthanidiphila includes the following:
- a CDS encoding transcriptional regulator, translating into MVADYTPRQGQFLAFIYYYTKVNGRPPAEADIQRYFQVTAPSVHQMVVMLEKRGYIARVPGQGRSIRLLLSREKLPDLE; encoded by the coding sequence GTGGTTGCCGACTACACGCCACGGCAAGGGCAGTTTCTCGCCTTCATTTACTACTACACCAAGGTCAACGGGCGGCCGCCCGCCGAAGCCGACATACAGCGATACTTTCAGGTCACGGCCCCCTCGGTTCATCAAATGGTCGTGATGTTGGAAAAGCGGGGATACATCGCGCGGGTACCGGGGCAGGGACGTTCAATACGTCTCTTGCTTTCACGTGAAAAATTGCCGGATTTGGAATGA
- the vbhT gene encoding Adenosine monophosphate-protein transferase VbhT, which translates to MRLKKGQRYDVSQLLEAQWEPGSHGRVLKNLLGITRKREMDHVEAREQLRALEELIGIYDERHRFTAADVRRIHKIWLGPIYVWAGEYRQVNVSKGDFPFAAAGQISRLMTELEKGPLREFTPCRFTSLDEVVRAVAVVHTELMLIHPFREGNGRVGRFLAILMGLQARLPPLDFRGIKGRKRLEYFAAVRVGLDRDYGPMERIISDVIRRTLRIS; encoded by the coding sequence ATGAGATTGAAAAAAGGCCAGCGTTACGATGTGTCTCAGCTACTGGAGGCCCAATGGGAGCCAGGCTCCCACGGCCGGGTGCTCAAGAATCTGCTGGGAATTACCCGCAAGCGGGAGATGGATCACGTTGAAGCTCGAGAGCAGCTTCGGGCGCTGGAAGAGCTCATCGGCATCTATGACGAGCGTCATCGTTTCACCGCGGCGGATGTGCGGAGGATCCACAAGATTTGGTTGGGTCCCATTTACGTCTGGGCCGGTGAGTATCGGCAGGTGAATGTCAGTAAAGGTGATTTCCCCTTTGCCGCTGCTGGACAAATTTCCCGCTTGATGACTGAGCTTGAGAAAGGGCCCCTCCGAGAATTTACGCCTTGCCGCTTCACCTCTCTGGATGAGGTGGTACGCGCCGTTGCTGTTGTTCATACGGAACTGATGCTGATCCATCCATTCCGTGAGGGGAATGGTAGGGTCGGCCGTTTCCTGGCGATCTTGATGGGGTTACAGGCCAGATTGCCGCCTTTGGACTTTCGGGGGATCAAAGGGCGAAAACGTCTGGAGTATTTCGCGGCAGTGCGGGTCGGCCTAGACCGAGATTACGGACCGATGGAAAGGATTATTAGCGATGTGATCCGGAGGACACTGCGGATTTCCTAG